In Janthinobacterium sp. J1-1, a single genomic region encodes these proteins:
- a CDS encoding PilX N-terminal domain-containing pilus assembly protein encodes MAPPEYFWARQRGATLVFALCLLVAILLLGVSAAQMALHGEKAARGERDRHIAFQAAEEALMDAQHDIEGLPGLPGRSTLFAPSSAAGFASACKGEPGLCLPAASGAPPVWLSTDLGVAESGTVAYGQFTGAAMQTGQGFLPFKKPRYMIELLPFHPPGEEAGTPAGAPVGLPSGAGYLYRVTAIGFGAQEDTQVVLQTYYRKQAPGETP; translated from the coding sequence ATGGCCCCGCCTGAATACTTTTGGGCGCGTCAGCGCGGCGCGACCCTGGTGTTCGCGCTATGCCTGCTGGTCGCCATTTTGCTGCTGGGCGTGTCGGCCGCGCAGATGGCCTTGCACGGAGAAAAGGCGGCGCGTGGCGAGCGCGACCGGCATATCGCTTTCCAGGCCGCCGAGGAGGCATTGATGGATGCACAGCATGATATCGAAGGCTTGCCCGGGCTGCCTGGCCGCAGCACGCTGTTTGCACCAAGCAGCGCGGCCGGCTTTGCGTCCGCTTGCAAGGGCGAACCAGGCTTGTGCCTGCCGGCCGCCAGCGGCGCGCCGCCCGTCTGGCTCAGTACCGACCTGGGCGTGGCGGAGTCCGGCACGGTGGCCTACGGCCAGTTCACGGGCGCGGCGATGCAGACGGGGCAGGGCTTCCTGCCCTTTAAAAAGCCGCGCTACATGATCGAATTGCTGCCGTTTCACCCGCCCGGCGAAGAGGCCGGCACGCCCGCTGGCGCACCGGTCGGCCTGCCGTCCGGCGCGGGTTATCTGTACCGCGTCACCGCCATCGGCTTCGGCGCGCAGGAGGATACGCAGGTGGTGCTGCAAACTTATTACAGGAAGCAGGCGCCGGGGGAAACGCCATGA
- a CDS encoding PilW family protein produces the protein MRDHAPRQAGMTLVELLVALGLGAMLMLASSAVLLSSSRSYMDQVESARLADNGRYAFDAIARALRQTAWVNWDASAAPLMHAAHDSANIAGLDARGLGKNTDGIAAPLAGSVNGSDVLALRFYGTGEGAGGDGAVLNCAGFGVGAASTEAQRGWSIFYVAQDEGGDGEAELRCKYRSASGSGWGADALIRGVDSFQVLYGLDTDTPPDGVANQYVNASSLDARDAALVLVGASEAERERDFQRRTHWKRVASVRVALLLHGGGNVGAQSGPAQFDLFGPAYADAHGAQDPGVRIVPAGLPPAQRGRLRQLVQATIMLRNGPA, from the coding sequence ATGAGGGACCATGCGCCGCGCCAGGCCGGCATGACCCTGGTCGAATTGCTGGTGGCGCTGGGCCTGGGCGCCATGTTGATGCTGGCCTCGAGCGCGGTGCTGCTGTCAAGCAGCCGCAGCTATATGGACCAGGTGGAGTCGGCGCGCCTGGCCGACAATGGCCGCTATGCCTTTGACGCCATCGCGCGGGCGCTGCGCCAGACGGCGTGGGTGAACTGGGACGCCAGCGCCGCACCCTTGATGCATGCGGCGCACGACAGCGCCAATATCGCCGGCCTGGACGCGCGCGGCCTGGGCAAGAATACTGACGGCATCGCCGCGCCCCTGGCGGGCAGCGTCAACGGCAGCGACGTGCTGGCGCTGCGTTTTTACGGCACCGGCGAGGGAGCAGGTGGCGATGGCGCGGTGCTCAATTGTGCCGGCTTTGGCGTCGGCGCTGCGAGTACCGAGGCGCAGCGCGGCTGGAGCATTTTCTATGTGGCGCAGGACGAAGGCGGCGACGGCGAAGCGGAACTGCGCTGCAAGTATCGCAGTGCCAGCGGTAGTGGCTGGGGCGCCGACGCGCTGATCCGTGGCGTCGACAGTTTCCAGGTGCTGTACGGCCTCGATACCGATACGCCGCCCGATGGCGTGGCCAACCAGTATGTGAACGCGAGCAGCCTCGACGCGCGCGACGCGGCGCTGGTGCTGGTGGGCGCCAGCGAAGCCGAGCGCGAGCGTGATTTCCAGCGCCGCACGCACTGGAAGCGTGTCGCCAGCGTGCGCGTGGCCCTGCTGCTGCACGGTGGCGGCAATGTGGGCGCGCAATCCGGCCCGGCGCAATTCGACCTGTTCGGCCCGGCGTATGCGGACGCGCACGGCGCGCAAGACCCCGGCGTACGCATCGTGCCGGCCGGCTTGCCGCCCGCCCAGCGCGGCCGTTTGCGCCAGCTGGTGCAAGCGACCATCATGCTGCGCAATGGCCCCGCCTGA
- the pilV gene encoding type IV pilus modification protein PilV: protein MRHLVHTQGTTLVEVLVALLLLAVGLLGGSAMQLSSLRARHESALLSTAMQLAASMAERMRANSAQLRLPDADNPYLGLDYQAGSLDEPGGAPACLGDTACSAAQLAQFDIAEWKQQLRKDLPGARLRICRDALAWDAAAQGLQWSCSGGSGAPVVIKLGWRGRQAQGRAAQEPAMPKIAMQLAAGAP, encoded by the coding sequence ATGCGCCATCTTGTTCATACCCAAGGCACTACCCTGGTCGAAGTGCTGGTCGCGCTGTTGCTGCTGGCCGTGGGCCTGCTGGGCGGCAGCGCGATGCAATTGTCGTCCCTGCGCGCGCGCCATGAATCGGCCCTGCTGTCGACGGCCATGCAACTGGCGGCCAGCATGGCCGAGCGCATGCGCGCCAACAGCGCCCAGCTGCGATTGCCCGATGCCGACAATCCCTACCTGGGCCTCGACTACCAGGCGGGGTCACTTGATGAGCCTGGCGGCGCGCCGGCCTGTCTCGGTGACACCGCCTGCAGCGCCGCGCAACTGGCGCAATTCGATATCGCCGAATGGAAACAGCAACTGCGCAAGGACTTGCCTGGCGCACGGCTGCGCATCTGCCGCGATGCACTGGCCTGGGATGCGGCCGCGCAGGGATTGCAATGGAGCTGCAGTGGCGGCAGCGGCGCACCGGTCGTCATCAAGCTGGGCTGGCGCGGCCGGCAGGCCCAGGGCCGGGCCGCGCAGGAGCCTGCCATGCCGAAAATCGCCATGCAACTGGCGGCGGGTGCGCCATGA
- the nrdR gene encoding transcriptional regulator NrdR: MKCPFCHHDETQVLDTRVSEEGDAIRRRRRCGKCDKRFTTYERIELIMPAVVKKNGSRTEFAADKLRGSLMLALRKRPVAAASLDMAIATIEEKLLTSGKREVDSGYIGELVMQELKRLDKIAYIRFASVYKNFEDLAEFQDAIAEVGQPRKV; this comes from the coding sequence ATGAAATGTCCATTCTGCCACCATGACGAGACCCAGGTCCTCGATACGCGCGTATCCGAGGAAGGCGACGCCATCCGCCGCCGGCGCCGTTGCGGCAAATGCGACAAGCGTTTTACCACTTATGAACGGATTGAACTGATCATGCCGGCCGTAGTCAAAAAGAACGGCAGCCGGACGGAGTTCGCTGCGGATAAGTTGCGCGGCAGCCTGATGCTGGCCTTGCGCAAGCGCCCCGTCGCGGCCGCCTCGCTGGACATGGCGATCGCCACCATTGAAGAAAAGCTGCTGACCAGCGGCAAGCGCGAAGTCGATTCCGGCTATATCGGCGAACTGGTGATGCAGGAACTCAAGCGCCTCGACAAGATCGCGTATATCCGCTTCGCCTCCGTCTACAAGAATTTCGAAGACCTGGCCGAGTTCCAGGATGCGATCGCCGAAGTGGGCCAGCCGCGCAAGGTTTAA
- the glyA gene encoding serine hydroxymethyltransferase gives MFAKDHNLANVDPELFAVIQKENTRQHDHIELIASENYTSPAVMEAQGSQLTNKYAEGYPGKRYYGGCEYVDVAEQLAIDRVKQLFGAEAANVQPNSGSQANQGVFFAMLKPGDLIMGMSLAEGGHLTHGMPLNMSGKWFDVVSYGLTAEEDIDYEAMERLARERKPKLIIAGASAFSKKIDFERFSKVAKEVGAYFMVDMAHYAGLIAAGLYPNPVPFADFVTSTTHKSLRGPRGGIILMKAEHEKAINSAIFPGIQGGPLMHVIAGKAVAFKEALSPEFVEYQKQVVKNADALAKTLISRGLRIVSGGTESHVMLVDLRAKNLTGKEAEAILGSAHITCNKNGIPNDPQKPFVTSGIRLGSPAMTTRGFKEAEAVQVGNLIADVLDNPHDAATIERVKAAVKVLADANPVYAA, from the coding sequence ATGTTTGCAAAAGATCACAACCTCGCCAACGTCGATCCTGAACTGTTCGCCGTTATTCAAAAAGAAAACACGCGCCAGCACGACCATATCGAACTGATCGCGTCCGAGAACTACACCTCGCCAGCCGTAATGGAAGCGCAAGGCTCGCAGCTGACCAACAAGTATGCCGAAGGCTATCCAGGCAAGCGCTACTACGGCGGCTGCGAATACGTCGACGTGGCCGAGCAGTTGGCCATCGACCGTGTCAAGCAACTGTTCGGCGCCGAAGCGGCCAACGTACAGCCGAACTCGGGCTCGCAAGCGAACCAGGGCGTGTTTTTCGCCATGCTGAAACCGGGCGACCTGATCATGGGCATGTCGCTGGCCGAAGGCGGCCACCTGACCCACGGCATGCCGCTGAACATGTCCGGCAAATGGTTTGACGTGGTCTCCTACGGCCTGACGGCCGAGGAAGATATCGACTACGAAGCCATGGAACGCCTGGCCCGTGAACGCAAGCCCAAACTGATCATCGCCGGCGCCTCGGCGTTCTCGAAAAAGATCGACTTCGAACGCTTCTCGAAAGTGGCGAAAGAAGTGGGCGCGTACTTCATGGTCGACATGGCCCACTACGCCGGCCTGATCGCCGCCGGCCTGTACCCGAACCCGGTGCCGTTCGCCGACTTCGTCACCTCGACCACGCACAAGTCGCTGCGCGGCCCACGCGGCGGCATCATCCTGATGAAGGCCGAGCACGAAAAAGCCATCAACTCGGCCATCTTCCCCGGCATCCAGGGCGGCCCGCTGATGCACGTGATCGCCGGCAAGGCGGTTGCCTTCAAGGAAGCACTGAGCCCTGAATTCGTCGAATACCAGAAGCAGGTCGTGAAGAACGCCGACGCGCTGGCCAAGACGCTGATCTCGCGCGGCCTGCGCATCGTGTCCGGCGGCACCGAATCGCACGTGATGCTGGTCGACCTGCGCGCCAAGAACCTGACGGGCAAGGAAGCCGAAGCCATCCTCGGTTCCGCGCACATCACCTGCAACAAGAACGGCATCCCGAACGACCCGCAAAAACCATTCGTCACCTCGGGCATTCGCCTGGGCAGCCCGGCGATGACGACGCGCGGTTTCAAGGAAGCCGAAGCGGTGCAAGTGGGTAACCTGATCGCCGACGTGCTGGACAACCCGCATGACGCCGCCACCATCGAGCGCGTGAAAGCGGCCGTGAAGGTGCTGGCCGATGCCAATCCGGTCTACGCTGCATAA
- the ybgC gene encoding tol-pal system-associated acyl-CoA thioesterase: protein MPSVFNWDVRVYYEDTDAGGIVYYANYLKFFERARTEWLRSIGVGQQELLEQHDALFVVKSVSADYHAPAKLDDTVRLTLSIAKMGRASIVFLQQAWRGETLLNTAQVKIGCVDSSMRPRAVPDAVAERMRAA, encoded by the coding sequence ATGCCTTCAGTCTTTAACTGGGACGTCCGGGTCTATTATGAAGACACCGACGCCGGTGGCATCGTCTACTACGCCAATTACCTGAAGTTTTTCGAACGCGCGCGCACGGAATGGCTGCGCAGCATCGGCGTTGGCCAGCAAGAATTGCTGGAACAGCACGACGCGCTGTTCGTGGTCAAAAGCGTCAGCGCCGACTATCATGCGCCAGCCAAACTCGATGACACGGTAAGATTGACTTTAAGCATAGCCAAAATGGGACGCGCTTCCATCGTTTTCCTGCAGCAAGCCTGGCGTGGCGAGACCCTGCTCAATACCGCCCAGGTCAAGATCGGCTGCGTCGACTCAAGCATGCGCCCGCGCGCCGTACCTGACGCCGTGGCCGAGCGCATGCGCGCCGCCTGA
- the tolQ gene encoding protein TolQ gives MNVTQDLSFLALITNAHLIVQLIMALLLLISLTSWTYIFRKMFAVRAARKQTIEFERSFWAGGNLHALHQSASGNRDQSGALARIFDAGMGEFIKGKASYGSREALDVGAVLDGARRAMRAAFQREMDVLESHLAFLASVGSVSPYIGLLGTVWGIMNAFRGLANVQQATLAAVAPGIAEALIATAIGLFAAIPAVVAYNRFSHDIDRLAIRFESFVEEFSNILQRQSR, from the coding sequence ATGAACGTTACACAAGATCTTTCTTTCCTCGCGCTCATCACCAATGCCCACCTGATCGTGCAACTGATCATGGCCCTGCTGCTGCTGATCTCCCTGACCAGCTGGACCTATATCTTCCGCAAGATGTTCGCCGTGCGCGCCGCGCGCAAGCAGACCATCGAATTCGAACGCAGCTTCTGGGCCGGCGGCAACCTGCATGCGCTGCACCAGAGCGCCAGCGGCAACCGCGACCAGAGCGGCGCGCTGGCCCGCATCTTTGACGCCGGCATGGGCGAATTCATCAAGGGCAAGGCCTCCTACGGTTCGCGCGAAGCGCTGGACGTCGGCGCCGTGCTCGACGGCGCCCGCCGCGCCATGCGCGCCGCCTTCCAGCGCGAGATGGACGTGCTCGAATCGCACCTGGCCTTTTTGGCGTCGGTCGGTTCCGTCTCGCCCTACATCGGCCTGCTCGGCACCGTCTGGGGCATCATGAACGCCTTCCGCGGGCTGGCCAACGTGCAGCAAGCCACCCTGGCAGCCGTCGCACCGGGGATTGCCGAAGCGCTGATCGCCACCGCCATCGGCCTGTTCGCGGCCATCCCTGCGGTAGTCGCCTACAACCGCTTTTCGCACGATATCGACCGCCTGGCGATCCGCTTCGAAAGCTTCGTCGAAGAATTCTCCAACATCTTGCAGCGCCAGTCGCGCTAA
- a CDS encoding ExbD/TolR family protein: MGSSFNSGGMRGGRGRKFKSEINVVPYIDVMLVLLIIFMVMPSSNNPSVVDLPNAEKTTKPPDDYIQIVLKPNGSLSIGVIGKEQLAPETEPNRDALLRNLRGLHESNPDYPVLIAGDKESKYDDVIQLISEAKKMGINRVGLATK; this comes from the coding sequence ATGGGTTCCTCATTCAATAGCGGCGGCATGCGGGGCGGCCGCGGCCGCAAGTTCAAGTCGGAAATCAACGTCGTGCCGTATATCGACGTGATGCTGGTGCTCCTGATCATCTTCATGGTGATGCCGTCGTCCAACAACCCCAGCGTGGTGGACTTGCCGAACGCGGAAAAGACCACCAAACCGCCCGATGACTATATCCAGATCGTGCTGAAACCGAACGGTTCGCTGTCGATCGGCGTGATCGGCAAGGAACAGCTGGCGCCGGAAACCGAACCGAACCGCGACGCCCTGCTGCGCAATCTGCGCGGCCTGCATGAAAGCAATCCGGACTATCCGGTGCTGATCGCCGGCGACAAGGAAAGCAAGTATGACGATGTGATCCAGCTGATTTCGGAAGCGAAAAAGATGGGCATCAACCGCGTCGGCCTGGCCACCAAGTAA
- the tolA gene encoding cell envelope integrity protein TolA, with translation MQTKPTDHVLGVPYRVPRERSRWPSLGLALAMHLGLLFFLWVGVHWQNTEPVAVEAEVWDLKVQDAAPPPEVTTAPEPTPAPTPTPPPEPEVETPPPPPPPVAAPEPKVDPREAEIALERKKAKLKEEKEKAAAEERRKQEAKEREEEKRELDKQKQKEKDKAEKLEKEKEKEKADKLEKAKKDKADKEKAEKAEKAAEEKAEKEAAIKKAAAEKAAKEKKAAAEKAVADKARADEMRRITGAAGNGTTGTAEKATAPRKDSGYVAALTSKIKGNIAYSGSTDVPGNPRAVFKIEQLPTGEIISVRKIKSSGLPAYDSSVENAIKKSSPLPKKKDGTVEREIELIFEMKE, from the coding sequence TTGCAGACGAAACCTACCGACCATGTACTCGGCGTCCCTTACCGGGTGCCGCGCGAACGCAGCCGCTGGCCCTCGCTGGGCCTGGCGCTGGCGATGCATCTTGGCCTGCTCTTTTTCCTGTGGGTCGGCGTACACTGGCAAAATACGGAACCGGTGGCGGTGGAAGCGGAAGTGTGGGACCTGAAAGTGCAGGATGCCGCGCCGCCGCCGGAAGTGACGACGGCCCCCGAGCCGACGCCTGCGCCGACACCAACCCCGCCTCCCGAGCCGGAAGTGGAAACGCCGCCACCACCGCCGCCACCGGTGGCCGCACCCGAGCCGAAGGTCGACCCGCGCGAGGCGGAAATTGCGCTCGAGCGCAAGAAGGCCAAGCTGAAGGAAGAGAAGGAAAAAGCCGCCGCCGAAGAGCGCCGCAAGCAGGAAGCGAAGGAACGCGAGGAAGAAAAACGCGAACTGGACAAACAGAAGCAGAAAGAAAAAGACAAGGCCGAAAAGCTGGAAAAAGAGAAAGAAAAAGAGAAAGCCGACAAGCTGGAAAAGGCGAAGAAGGACAAGGCCGACAAGGAAAAAGCCGAGAAGGCGGAAAAAGCGGCGGAAGAAAAAGCCGAGAAGGAAGCGGCCATTAAAAAGGCCGCGGCCGAAAAAGCGGCCAAGGAAAAGAAAGCGGCGGCTGAAAAAGCCGTGGCCGACAAGGCGCGTGCCGACGAAATGCGCCGCATCACGGGCGCGGCAGGCAATGGCACCACGGGCACGGCCGAGAAAGCGACCGCGCCACGCAAGGACAGCGGCTATGTCGCTGCCCTGACGAGCAAGATCAAGGGCAATATCGCGTACAGCGGTAGCACCGACGTGCCGGGCAACCCGCGCGCCGTGTTCAAGATCGAGCAACTGCCAACTGGGGAAATTATTTCTGTCCGAAAGATCAAGAGCAGCGGACTGCCGGCGTATGACAGCTCGGTGGAAAATGCCATTAAAAAATCGTCTCCCCTGCCGAAGAAAAAAGACGGCACGGTGGAACGCGAAATTGAACTCATATTCGAGATGAAGGAATAG
- the tolB gene encoding Tol-Pal system beta propeller repeat protein TolB, translating into MMIMKKMSYVVLCAGLLLGASSAQAQLRVEITGIGSNQIPVAIANFANESAAPQSLSGIIKADLARSGVFKIIDGAEMSETAPVSYDQWKSRGADALAAGSVQALADGRLDVRYKLYDTVKSAQLSSMNNAAAPQFNRLLAHKIADDIYEKLTGTKGAFATRIAYVTQTGREYRLEVADADGEGIQVALRSNEPIISPSWSPDGTKVAYVSFEKKKPIVYVQNLVTRQRTIVSNEKGSNSAPSWSPDGSRLAVALSRDGHTQVYTVNADGSGLRRVSNSSGIDTEPQFSADGQSIYFTSDRSGGPQIYRMSTSGGEAKRVTFGGSYNISPRISSDGKTLAYISRRDGNFQLYALDLASGQELRLSDTANDESPSFSPNGKYIMYATESGRRKSLAVVSVDGRVKQRLTTQAGNIKEPTWGPFMK; encoded by the coding sequence ATGATGATCATGAAAAAAATGAGTTACGTGGTGCTGTGCGCCGGCCTGCTGCTGGGAGCGTCAAGCGCCCAGGCCCAGCTGCGCGTGGAAATTACCGGTATCGGCAGCAACCAGATCCCGGTCGCCATCGCCAACTTCGCCAACGAATCGGCGGCGCCGCAATCGCTGTCCGGCATCATCAAGGCCGACCTGGCGCGCAGCGGCGTGTTCAAGATTATCGATGGCGCGGAAATGTCGGAAACGGCGCCCGTCAGCTACGACCAGTGGAAGTCGCGCGGCGCCGACGCGCTGGCGGCCGGCAGCGTGCAGGCCCTGGCCGATGGCCGCCTGGACGTGCGCTACAAGCTGTATGACACAGTCAAGAGCGCCCAGCTGTCGAGCATGAACAATGCGGCCGCGCCGCAGTTCAACCGCTTGCTGGCGCACAAGATCGCCGACGATATCTATGAAAAGCTGACCGGCACCAAGGGCGCCTTCGCCACCCGCATCGCCTACGTGACGCAAACCGGCCGCGAATACCGCCTGGAAGTGGCCGACGCCGACGGCGAAGGCATCCAGGTCGCGCTGCGCTCGAACGAGCCGATCATTTCGCCGTCGTGGTCGCCGGACGGCACCAAGGTCGCCTATGTGTCGTTCGAAAAGAAAAAACCGATCGTCTACGTGCAGAACCTGGTGACGCGCCAGCGCACCATCGTTTCGAATGAAAAAGGCAGCAACTCGGCGCCAAGCTGGAGCCCGGACGGCTCGCGCCTGGCCGTGGCCCTGTCGCGCGACGGCCACACCCAGGTGTACACCGTCAATGCCGATGGCAGCGGCCTGCGCCGCGTCAGCAACAGCAGCGGCATCGATACCGAGCCGCAATTCTCGGCCGATGGCCAGAGCATTTACTTCACCAGCGATCGCAGCGGCGGACCACAGATCTACCGCATGTCGACCAGCGGCGGCGAAGCCAAGCGCGTGACGTTTGGCGGCTCCTACAACATCAGCCCGCGGATCTCGTCCGACGGGAAGACACTTGCTTATATTTCCCGTCGCGACGGCAATTTCCAGCTCTACGCGCTCGACCTGGCTAGTGGCCAGGAACTGCGCCTGTCGGACACCGCCAACGACGAATCACCGAGCTTTTCGCCCAACGGGAAATATATCATGTACGCGACCGAATCCGGACGACGCAAGTCGCTGGCAGTGGTATCGGTGGATGGCCGCGTCAAACAGCGTTTGACTACGCAAGCTGGCAATATCAAGGAGCCCACCTGGGGTCCTTTCATGAAGTAA
- the pal gene encoding peptidoglycan-associated lipoprotein Pal: MSNFKSLAFIAAAATLLSACSTPVKLAETPVVERAPEKAAPAPVDTRQVQPVTTGSVDPLDDPKGVLANRSVYFDFDKYVVREADTAVVQNHAGYLVKTPARKILIQGNTDERGGAEYNLALGQKRAEAVRKSLSALGVSEGQMEAVSLGKEKPKAQGSNEAAWAENRRADIVY, from the coding sequence ATGAGTAACTTCAAAAGCCTGGCATTCATCGCCGCCGCCGCTACCCTGCTGTCCGCTTGCAGCACCCCAGTGAAACTGGCAGAAACCCCGGTCGTCGAGCGCGCTCCTGAAAAAGCCGCCCCGGCACCAGTTGACACCCGTCAAGTTCAGCCAGTGACGACCGGTTCGGTCGATCCGCTGGACGATCCAAAAGGCGTGCTGGCCAACCGTAGCGTCTACTTCGACTTCGACAAATACGTCGTGCGCGAAGCCGACACCGCCGTGGTACAAAACCACGCCGGCTACCTGGTGAAAACCCCAGCCCGCAAGATCCTGATCCAAGGTAACACCGATGAACGCGGCGGCGCAGAGTACAACCTGGCCCTGGGCCAGAAACGTGCTGAAGCCGTGCGCAAGTCGCTGTCGGCCCTGGGCGTGTCGGAAGGCCAGATGGAAGCCGTATCGCTGGGCAAGGAAAAGCCTAAAGCACAAGGCAGCAACGAAGCAGCATGGGCTGAAAACCGCCGCGCTGACATCGTTTATTGA
- the ybgF gene encoding tol-pal system protein YbgF, with protein sequence MMTFSKAGLAAALMAAFAYLPLHANAALFDDDEARKAILELRSKVDALARDLTERLDAKADKTSTLSLINQHDQTMQEIARLRGQIEVLGNELANTQKRQKDFYTDLDARLRKLEPRQVTIDGQEAAVGVSEQTSYDTAFGVFKSGDYKAAATALDAFVKRYPESAYAANAQYWLGNAYYAQRDCKSAISAQQVVLKNYPDSPKAPDAMLNIASCYTELKDKANATKTLNALIARYPDSSAAQTAKERGGKK encoded by the coding sequence ATGATGACATTCTCGAAAGCCGGCCTCGCCGCCGCCTTGATGGCCGCATTCGCCTATCTGCCCCTGCACGCCAACGCAGCCCTGTTCGACGACGACGAAGCCCGCAAGGCCATCCTGGAGCTGCGCAGCAAGGTCGATGCGCTGGCACGTGACCTGACCGAGCGTCTCGACGCCAAGGCCGACAAGACCAGCACCCTGTCCCTGATCAACCAGCACGACCAGACCATGCAGGAGATCGCCCGCCTGCGCGGCCAGATCGAAGTGCTGGGCAATGAACTGGCCAACACGCAAAAACGCCAGAAAGATTTCTATACCGACCTCGACGCCCGCCTGCGCAAGCTCGAGCCGCGCCAGGTCACCATCGACGGCCAGGAAGCGGCCGTCGGCGTGTCCGAGCAAACCTCGTACGACACCGCCTTCGGCGTGTTCAAGTCGGGCGACTACAAGGCTGCCGCCACCGCGCTCGACGCCTTCGTGAAACGCTATCCGGAATCGGCCTACGCGGCCAATGCGCAATACTGGCTGGGCAACGCCTATTACGCCCAGCGCGACTGCAAGAGCGCCATCAGCGCCCAGCAGGTGGTGCTGAAGAACTACCCGGACAGCCCGAAGGCGCCCGACGCCATGCTCAACATCGCCAGCTGCTACACCGAGCTGAAAGACAAGGCCAACGCCACCAAGACCCTGAACGCCCTGATCGCGCGCTACCCCGACTCCAGCGCCGCCCAGACGGCCAAGGAACGCGGCGGCAAGAAGTAA
- a CDS encoding LysR substrate-binding domain-containing protein: protein MATTKGIFAPNGEFISSIAQLRRLPLTALRVFEAAGRTGSFAAAAGELDLSPSAVSHAIRKLEESADITLFTRGTRTIALTREGRLLLEHVQRGFEEMQRGFQLAFPEQTVKPLRLHTAPSFATQWLMPRLARFVAEHPGINLRLSADTRYAQFDNDDYDIDLVYGEPASARHEKIPLIIEELTPLCSPALAQRIHSVQDLYANPLIQSDGQSVRWGGWFSANNLATPADFALAFDRTSMCIAAAVDGLGVVLESTLLAERELASGKLVAPLRGQSTSVRYVGHYLVYPKRQQQHAALRQFKDWLLAELAQSAMACG from the coding sequence ATGGCCACGACAAAAGGCATTTTTGCACCAAATGGTGAATTTATTTCATCCATAGCGCAGCTGCGCCGGCTGCCCCTGACGGCCTTGCGGGTGTTCGAGGCGGCGGGCCGCACCGGCTCGTTTGCCGCCGCCGCCGGCGAGCTGGACCTGTCGCCCAGCGCCGTCAGCCACGCCATCCGCAAGCTCGAGGAGAGTGCCGACATCACGCTGTTTACACGCGGCACGCGCACCATCGCGCTGACGCGCGAAGGGCGCTTGCTGCTGGAACATGTGCAGCGCGGCTTCGAGGAAATGCAGCGCGGCTTCCAGCTGGCGTTTCCCGAGCAGACAGTCAAACCCCTGCGGCTGCACACGGCGCCGTCGTTCGCCACGCAATGGCTGATGCCCAGGCTGGCGCGCTTCGTGGCGGAACACCCGGGCATCAACCTGCGCCTGTCGGCCGACACCAGGTACGCCCAGTTCGACAACGACGACTACGACATCGACTTGGTGTATGGCGAGCCGGCTTCCGCGCGGCACGAAAAAATCCCCCTGATCATCGAAGAACTGACGCCCTTGTGCAGCCCCGCGCTGGCGCAGCGTATCCATTCGGTGCAGGACCTGTATGCGAATCCGCTGATCCAGAGCGACGGCCAGTCGGTGCGCTGGGGCGGCTGGTTCAGCGCCAACAACCTGGCCACGCCGGCCGACTTCGCGCTGGCGTTCGACCGCACCTCGATGTGCATCGCCGCCGCCGTTGACGGCCTGGGCGTGGTGCTGGAATCGACCCTGCTGGCCGAGCGCGAACTCGCTTCCGGCAAGCTGGTGGCGCCCTTGCGCGGGCAGAGCACTTCCGTGCGCTACGTGGGCCACTACCTGGTGTATCCGAAACGCCAGCAGCAGCATGCGGCGCTGCGGCAGTTCAAGGACTGGCTGCTGGCCGAGCTGGCGCAATCGGCCATGGCCTGCGGTTGA